Sequence from the Microbacterium faecale genome:
GCGCGCGGGTGACGGGCGCCGCGCCGGCCGCATCCGCGGACATGTGCCGCATTCACGGGTCGAGTAGCGCGATGTGGTCCGCGGATCCGGCAATTTTCCGCGCGAAGGGAACGCACGGCTGTCGGGCGAGGCGTGCCGCGACCGGAACGGATGCACGGAGCGGGGCCCGCACCCCGGAGGATGCGGGCCCCGCTCCGTGCAGGTCAGGCCTTGCGGGTCCGTGCGACCAGCACGACGCCCGCGACCAGGAGGAAGGCGGCGCCGAACCCGAAGGCCCACGCCGTGTCGCCACCGGTCGGCGCGAGCTCGTCGCCACCGTCTCCCTCGTCGCCGTCGGGGCCGGGCTCCTCGCTCGGCTGCGGCTCGGGCTCCTCCGAAGGTTCCGGCTCGGGCTCCGGCTCGGCTTCCTCGGCCGGGATCGCGCGACCCATGGGCGACGGCTCGACAAGGTCGTGCTCAGCGAAGAAGTCGACCGTGGCCTCGAGGTCGATGAGACCCGTGTCGCGGAACGGCATCTGCGTGAAGGCGGTGAAGTTGTCGCCGCCCGCGGCGATGAACGAGTTCGTCGTGACCGTGTAGGTCTCGTCCATGGCGAGCTCGGCGCCGTTGAGCGTCATCGACACGATGCGCTCGCCCTCGGCGGCGTCCTCGGCGTACTCGTACGAGAAGCCCTCCGAGATGCCCAGGTGCAGCTTCCCGTCGTCGCCTGGCTGCCACTGCTGCTCGAGCATCAGCTTGATGTCGGCGCCGGTCATCTCGCTCGTGGTGAGCGTGTTCGCGAACGGCTGCACGGCGGCGGCCTCGGCGTAGGTCACGACGCCGTCGCCCTCGCCCACGTCGCTGGACGCGAACAGCAGGTCGTCGCGCAGACCGCCCGGGTTCATGACTGCGATGTCGGCGGGCTCACCGCCGTAGTTGCCGTACTCGGTGGTCGCCCACAGGTAGACGTCGGCAACCGTGTTGCCCATCGTCGACTCGACGCCGCGGTCGTCGCCGGGCACCTCGCCGCCGCGCAGGATGTCTTCGCTGATCGCGCCGACGGGGACGTTGCCCTCCTCGGCGGCCACGGCGACGGCGTCGTCCACGATCGCCTGGATGTCCTCGGCGATCGGGAAGGCCGGCTCGCCCTCGTCATTCGCGAGCGGCACGAGGGATCCTGCGATCGAGATGAGCTCGTTCGTCGCGGCGTCGACCTGAAGGTCGAGCTTCGAGAGCGTGGATCCGTAATCGTTGCCCTGAACGACCGGGCGGTCATTGATCGTGCAGGGGTAGCCCTGATGGGTGTGGCCCGACATGATCGCATCGATCTCGGGGGTCGCGTCGCGCACGAGCGCGCCGAACTCGCTGTCCTCGTTCGCGATCGCCTCGCACACGGAGGCGTCGTCGCCCGAGACCGCGGCTCCGGAGTGCGCGAGCAGCACCGTCACGTCGACGTCGCCGTCGATGGCGGCGGCGACGCGGTTGGCGGCCTCGACCTGGTCGCCGAAGTCGAGCATCGCGACCCCGTCCGGGGCCACGAGGCTGGCGGTCTCGGCGGTGACGGTGCCGATGAAGCCGATCGTGACGCCGTCGACCTCGCGGATCGCGTACTCGCTCAGCGCCGGGTCGGTCGTGCCCGCGTGGTAGACGTTCGCGCCGAGCGTGAGGTCGGCGCCGTAGCCGTCGGCCTCGCCGAACTGCTGGTAGAACGGCTGGACGCGGTCGGTGAGGTCGGCGTAGCCCTTGTCGAACTCGTGGTTACCGACTGCGCTCACGTCCAGCCCTCCGACGGCGAGCGACTGCATCGTCGGCTCGTCCTGCTGGATGAAGGACGTGAAGGTCGAGGCGCCGATGTTGTCGCCGGCGGAGACGAACAGCGTGTTGGGGTTCTCCGACTCGAAGTGGCGCACGGCGCCCACGAGTCCCGCGGCGCCGGCGAGCCCACCGAACGCGTCGGCCTCGAGGCGCCCGTGGAAGTCGTTGATTCCGAGGATCTGGATGTCGGTCGTGTCGGGCTCGGCCGCCGCCAGGGCGGCCTGCGGCGTCAGGAACAGCGCGCCCGCGGTGGCGAGCGCGGCACCGACGCCGATGCTGCGTGTCATACGTGATCGCATTGCGGTCCTTCGAACAGGGATCGACGTGCCCCGGGTTCGAGGCATCATCCACCGTTCTAGCCGGTCCGCGGGCGGGGCGCGAGACCTTCGAGTGAAATGCCTATGAACTCGCCGCGGCGATGCCGTCGGCGTACGCCTCGTCGTAGCCCTTGCGGAACATGTCGGTGGGACCGGTGCGGGGAATCGTCCGCGCTCCGGGGAGGTCGAGGGATCCGACGAGGTCGCCGCGGCCACGCACCACCGCGACGGGTCGTCCGGTCGCCTTCCCCTTGACGAGTTCCGCCGCGGAGCACAGCTCGTCGGCGACGCACGGTAACGTCACGGCGAGCGGCCTGCCCTGGCTGTCGACGGATCCGCGGAGGTCTTCGAACACGTGCACGCCCGCCGCGCCGATCGCGCAGTCGATCTGTCCGTCACGCCACGGGCGGCCGAGCGTGTCGCTCAGCAGCACGCCGATCTCCGCGTCGAAGCGGTCGCGCAGGGCGAGGGCGATTGCGCGGGCCGAGGCATCGGGATCCTCGGGGAGCAACAGCACCGTGCCCTCGGGGGTGTTCGACGAGTCGACGCCGGCGGCAGCCGAGACGATCCCGAGCCGGTTCTCGACGATGCGTGTCGTGCGCCCGGTCTCGGGGTTCGTGCGCGAGGCGACGACGCGCACGGTCTCTGCCGTGATGGCATCCTCGCGGTCGTCGGCGGTCACGAAGCGCCCCTCGGCCTTCGAGACGATCTTGCTTGTGACGACGACGATGTCGCCCGACCGCAGCGGATCCGTCGCGAACGCGTCGCCGATGACCGTCGCGAGATCGGTGCCGGACGTGATCTCGCCGATCCCGTCCGGCGCCCAGACTCTGATCACCGCGAGAAGCGGATCTCAGTCAGCGTCTCGCCGAGGAACGGCTCGGTGCGCTTCGCACCGTCGATCTCGAAGCCGCGCTTGAGGTAGAAGCCGGTGCCACCGGGGTAGTTCTCCGCGATCCAGCCGTACAGCGGCTCGCCGTCGTCGACGACCGCGTCGAACAGGAGGCGGCCGATGCCCTTGCGGTGCCAGCTGTCGAGGAGGTAGACGAAGTAGAGCTCCCGCGGGGCCGGAGCGTCGTCGTCGCGCGCCGGGCCCGAGGCCGCGAAGCCGACGATCTCGCCGTCGACGAGCGCCGCCGCGTGGCGATGTTCTTCCCCGCGATCCGCGTAGTTGCTCCACAGGTCGGCGAGCCTCTTCGGCGAGATCGCCTCGAGCGTGGCGCTGGAGATCATTCCGTCGTACGTCTCGTGCCACACCTTTGCGTGCACGCGTCCCATGTCCGCGGCATCGACGTCGCGGATGGGTCGGACCAAAACATCGAGCTGTGTGTCAGTGCCCATGGCGAGAGCTTAGGCCGGGGCATCTCGGACACGAAATCGTCGGCGATGCATGCCACAATATTCGTGGCGTGCTCGTGCGTAGGTGTTCAGTTGCTCCGCCGGGCCAGGAGGACAGCGTCCGCCATTCGTTTGCGAAGACGAGGAGCGTTTATGTCCCAGACCGTCTCTGATCCCGTGGCCGCGCCGGAACGCGCGCAGCACCGCCGCCGCTATCTGATGTGCCGCCCGGAGCACTTCACGGTGTCGTATTCGATCAACCCGTGGATGGAACCGGCCTACCCCACCGACACCTCGCGCGCGGTCGCCCAGTGGCAGCGGCTCTACGATGCGTACCTCTCGCTCGGGCACGAGATCGAGCTGATCGACCCGCAGCCGGGCCTGCCGGACATGGTCTACACGGCCAACGGCGGTTTCGTGATCGACGGCGTCGCCTACGTGCCGAGGTTCCGGCATGTCGAGCGTCAGGGCGAGTCGCGACACTTCGCCGACTGGTTCCGCGACCATGGCTTCGAGACGATCGAGCCCTAGTTTACGAACGAGGGCGAGGGCGACTTCCTGCTCGCGGGCGACGTGATCCTCGCCGGGCAGGGTTTCCGGTCGACCGACGACAGCCATCGCGAGGTCGCCGATGTGTTCGGCCGCGAGATCGTCTCCCTGACGCTCGTGAACGCCCGCTTCTACCACCTCGACACGGCGCTCAGTGTGCTGGATCCCGTCACTGCGCCCGGCGATACGCCGACGATCGCATACCTGCCGAGCGCGTTCGACGACCCGAGCAGGCGGATCCTCGAAGAACGTTTCCCGAACGCGATCCAGGTATCCGAGGAGGACGGGGCCGTGTTCGGCCTGAACTCGGCGAGCGACGGCAAGAACGTCTTCCTGTCGCCTCGCGCGACCGGCTTCGCCGCGCAACTCGCCGAGCGCGGATACACGCCCGTGACGATCGACCTCTCGGAGCTGCTGCTCGGCGGGGGCGGCGTCAAATGCTGCACGCTCGAACTGCGAGGAGGAACCCGATGACCACTGAACCACACGTCGCCCGCAATTACGCGCCGCTCGACATCACGGTCGCCACCGCCGAGGGAGCGTGGGTGACCGACCTCGATGGTCGCCAGTACCTCGACATGCTCGCCGGCTACTCCGCACTGAACTTCGGCCACCGCAACGCCACCCTCGTGCAGGCGGCGATGGAGCAGCTCGGCCGATCGACGCTCACGAGCCGCGCCTTCAAGACCGACCAGCTGGAGCCCTTCGCGGCAGCGCTCGCCGCGCTGTGCGGCAAAGAGCTGGTGTTGCCGATGAACACGGGCGCCGAGGCCGTCGAGACCGGCATCAAGGTGGCGCGCGCCTGGGGCTACCGCGTCAAGGGGATCGCGCAGGACCGCGCGAAGATCATCGTCGCGGAGAACAATTTCCACGGCCGCACCACGACGATCGTCGGATTCTCGAGCGACGAGGACGCGCGCACCGACTTCGGGCCGTTCGCGCCCGGGTTCGAGACCGTGCCGTTCGGGGACGCCGACGCGATCGAACAGGCGATCGACGACGACACCGCGGCCGTCATGATCGAGCCGATCCAGGGCGAGGCCGGCGTGATCGTGCCGCCCGAGGGGTACCTACGTCGAGTGCGAGAGATCACGCGCGAGAAGAACGTGCTGTTCATCGCGGACGAGATCCAGTCGGGGCTGGGCCGCACGGGTACGACGTTCGCGTGCGAACGTGAGAGTGTCGAGCCGGACGTCTACCTCCTCGGCAAGGCGCTCGGCGGCGGCATCGTGCCCGTCTCGGCCGTCGTCGCGAACGAGGACGTGCTCGGCATCATCGAGCCCGGGCAGCACGGATCCACGTTCGGCGGAAACCCTCTCGCTGCAGCTGTGGGACACGCCGTCGTCGACATGCTGGCGACCGGGGAGTGGCAGCAGCGCGCGCGGCAGCTCGGTGAGCACCTCGCCACCCGGCTCGACGCGCTCGTCGGGAGTGGCGTCACCGGAGTGCGCACGGTCGGACTGTGGGCGGGCATCGACATCGATCCGGCCGCGGGAACCGGACGCGAGATCGGCGAGAAGCTGCTCGCGCGCGGCGTGCTCGTCAAGGACACCCATGGGCAGACGATCCGCATGGCGCCGCCGCTGACGATCCGCGCCACCGAGATCGACTGGGCCATCGAGCAGCTCGCGCTCGTGCTCGGCAAGTAGAAGCCCGCGCGCCCGACAACCGTCACGGGTCGCCGGTAGGCTCGTCGGTGATGAAGCCCGTCCCTCGCGTGATCGTCACGACAGACCCTGAGCTCGACGACCTGAACTCGATGCTGCGGCTGCTGCTGTACAGCAACGAGATCGACATCGCTGCGCTCGTGTACTCGGCGAGCAAGTTCCACTATTCCGGCGACCCGGCGAACGGCCTCGCGCCGTATCGCTGGCCTGCTCCGGGCGAGAAGCTGCACATCGACGTCGCGGTCGACGCGTACGCAGAGGTGTACGACAACCTCGTGCGCCACGATTCCCGCTACCCGCACCCCGCCGAGCTGAGGGAGCTCGTGAAGGTCGGCAACGTCAAGAACGTCGGCGACACGAGCGAGGCGACACCGGGATCCGACCTCGTGCGAGACGTGCTGCTCGCCGACGCGCCGGGGCAGGTGTTCGCGCAGGCGTGGGGTGGCACCAACACCATCGCGCGCGCCCTCATGTCGATCGAGGAGGAGTTCTCCGGGACCGACAGGTGGGAGGAGATCTACGCGCTCATCACCGACCGCACGGTGATCACGGCCTTCGCGGAGCAGGACGACACGTTCGCGGACTATATCCGCCCGAACTGGCCTGATCTCGAATTCCGCGACGTCGCGACGGTGGCATGGGGATACTTCGCTCACAGCGTGGTGTCGGAGCGCGACAAGGAGTACCTGTCGCCGCAGTGGATGCGTGCGAACGTCAGCGACGTCGGCCCGATGGGCGCCGAGTACCGCGTGTGGGGCGACGGCAAGCACATGGCGGACGGCTTCGACGAGGGCGACTACTTCGGTCTGACGGATCCGAAGAAGGATGAGCTCGAGGCCGCCGGATACGTGGTGTGGTGCCCGATCCAGCCCGCCGGCGCGTGGCTGTCCGAGGGGGACAGCTCCACCTTCGCGCTGCACATCGACAACGGGCTGCGGAACTGGGAACACCCCTCGTTCGGCGGCTGGGGCGGCCGCCAGGAGCCGCACCCGGACGACGCGCACCGCTGGCGCAGTGTCGGCGACACCGGTCTCGGGCTCGAGGGGCCGCTCGTCGACCGCGGCGAGGTCGCACAGTGGTTCGGTGCGTACCAGCGCGACCTCGCCGCGCGACTGCGGTGGAGCGTGACGCCGGCGTACGCCGACGCGAACCACGCGCCGCGCGTGGAGGTACAGAGCGCGCTCGACCGTTCCGTGCGGGCGGGCGAGACCGTCGAACTCGCGTTCGCCGCGACGGATCCCGATGGCGACGACGTACGGATCCGCGCGTACGTCGACGAGAACGCCTCGACGTCGCACGCGCAGATCGAGCTCGGATCCGCGGGCGCGACCGCGACGGTCCCGGCCGACGCGACGACGGGATCCGTGGTGCACGTGATCGTCGAGGCGACGGACTCAGGGGAGCCGATGCTGACGGGGTACGCCCGTTTCGTGCTGACCGTCGAGTGACGCGCCCGCCGCGCTACCGGGGCAGGGCGGCTGAAGTGTCGTCGAGGTCGAGCGCTGCGGTGAGGTCGCGGTCGAGGGCGAGAAGCGCCTCGCGCCCGATGCCCGCGCGTCCGGCGATCGACATCAGCGTTGCTGCCGGGGGCAGCTCGACCAGCTCGGAGTCGACGAGCCCGGGCGCGTGGCGCCGCACGACGTCGCGGACCCGGGGATCCTGCAGCGCTTGGAGCAGCGGGGTCTCGAGAACGTCCGCCGCGACGCACTCGTCCGTCCGCGGGCGCGGATCCGTCTGCGCGAGCACGCGGTTGCGGTGGGCACGCGCAAGCAGATGCTCAGTCGTGACGGGGCCATCTGCAGGAAGTCCCAGCCGTTCGAACTGACTCGACGGAGCGTCGTTCCGGCGCATCGCCTCGACGAGGAGGCTCGCCATGCGCAGTTCGACGTCCTCGTCGACGATCGGATCCCCCTGGTCCGGATCTGTCGCGAGGTCGAACAGTTGCGTGCCCTGCTGCCACGAACCGAGCCACGACGTCGCCACTGCCACGCGCATGGTGCGCAGGCCCTTCGTGAACGAGAACGGCTCGGCCGGCTCCCAGTCGCGGAGTTCGTCAGGGGAGAAGCGCCAGCGCATGTGCGTCGGGATGAGCGTGAACTCTTCGAGAGGAGCGCCCTCCGCCGTGGCAGCCGAGCGCATGTACACGTAGCGTCCGTCCGTGATGTTGACGTGGTCGCCGTGTTTGCCGAACAGGGCGGTCTGCGGCTGCGGCACGTCGGTCAGGGAGCGACCTTCCATGTCCGGCGTCGCCTCGAGCTCGAAGAAGTCGAGCAGCGTCGCAGGAATGTCGATCGTCCGTGCGACGCGCTCGTCGCGCTCTCCGCGACGCTGCGTCCGCGGGTCCCACAGGAACATCGGGAGGTGAACGAGTTCGTTGTACCAGGGCTGTGTCGACTTCGCCCACCAGCCGCGTTCGCCGAGCATGTACCCATGGTCGGTGTTCACGATGAGCATCGTGTCGTCCCACAGTCCGTGCTCATCCATGGCGTCGAGCACGCGGCCGAGCGAGTAGTCGCACATCTCGAGCAGGGCGAGATACGACTCACGCGCCTGGCCGACCTCCGTCTCTGCCTCCGTGACGTGGCGGTACGGCGGCCAGTCGAACGTCTCGCCGTCCGTGATGCCGCCCCGCTCGCGGAAGCGCTCGGCCGCGAAGAACGGCTCGTGCGGATCGAACAGCTCGAGCTGGAGCATCCAGCGATCGGCGTCGGCGTTCGTCTCGATGAACTCGATTCCCGCATCGACCGTCCGCGTCTGGACGTGGTCGGCTTCCGTCGCCATGTATGAGCGGTTGACCTGGTCCTGCGTGCGCATGCGGGCGATCGGGTTCTGCCGAGGGTCCGTGGTTCCCACGGCGCCCTTCCAAGGGTCGCCCTCCTGTCCGCGGAAGAACTCCCACGTGCTGTAGCGCGTGTGGTAGGTCGCCCCGCCGTCCTCCCAGTAGTGCTGGTGGTCACTCGCCAGATGGGTGTGAACCCCCGCGCGTCCCAGCATCTCGGGAACCGAATCGTCGAACGGCTCGAGCGGGCCCCAGCTGCGATGCAGGAAGTTCGTGCGAGCGGTGTGCATCTCGCGTCGCGCGGGCATGCACGGCATGGATCCCGCGTAGAAGTTCTCGAACGCGACCGTGTGCTTGGCGAGTCGCGCGAAGTTCGGGAATCGCGATGCGTCGCCGGCGTATGGCGGGATCATGCGCCTGTTCAGGCTGTCGAACATGAGGACGATCGCTCGCATCGTCATGCCTCCTTCGTCGTCGCAGGAACGCGAACTTCGGTGCTGGGGTCGTATCCGAGGCGCCAGGCGCCGACCCAGACGTCGGCGTCGCTCGGGGGAGTGAAGAGCCCGCTGAACAGTCGCCAGCGGCGGGCGTCCTGCTTCGGCGATCCGGACTGCTCTTGGATCCCGGTCAAAGGGGCGGCTTCGGCCGGCGGGTCCGTGGTCCACGCGACCGTCGCACCGGGCGTCGCGCATGTTGCTGCGAGCTCGGCTCCGGTTGCCGACACCACCGGCGTCGCCGTCGTGTGCCGGGCGCCGCCCGGTCGCCAGCGCTCGAGCAGATCGGACTCGGGCAGCACTCCGAGGTCGCCCACGGAGGCGCGCCATTCGTCGAGCGCCGTTCGCAGGCGGTCACGCACCTGTGCGAACTCGGGATCGTCGACGAGGTTGCGCGTCTCGTGCGGATCCTCGGCGATGTCGTACAGCTCTTCGCGCGGACGACCGGCGGCGACGACGGAGCGTTGGAGGTCTGTGAGGACGTCGGGGCGTTGCCCGAGCGACAGCTGTTCGCCCTCCTGGTGAACGAGGCGGCGCATCTCTGCCCAGGTCGCGAGGTGGTCCGGATAGTAGTTGTACTGCATCCCCGAACGATCCGGATTCATGTTGAGGGTGTAGCGATACCGCACGTCGCGAACGGTACGCACGCAGTCCTCCTGCGCGTCCATCCGGTCCCGTCCGCCGTACGCGTACTCGGCTGCGCGAAGCGAGTCGCCGTTGGCAGAGAACAGGGGCGTGCCGTGCATGTGCTCGGGGACGTCGAGTCCCGCCGCGGCGAGCATCGTCGGAGCGAGATCCATGGTCTGCACGACCTCGTCACGAACCGAGGCGGCCGGGATCCGTCCGGGCCAGCGCACGATCAGCGGGACGCGCAGGCCCGCTTCGTTCGCCCAACGCTTGGCGCGCGGGAAGCTCGCGCCGTGGTCGCTCCAGAACACGACGAGCGTGTTCTCCGCGAGCCCGTCGGCCTCGAGCTGGTCGAGGATGTCGCCGACCCACGCGTCCATGGCGCGGATCAGGTCGTAGTAGCGCGCCCAAGCCGTTCTGAACGGCGTCGTGTCCGGGTGATACGGCGGAAACGTCACGTCGTCGGGGTCGCGACGCTCGTCGTCTCCGAGCGCCGAGGTCTCGTCGGCGTAGAGCTCATCGCGATAGATGCGCGATTCGTGCGTGATCAGACTGTGGAAGGCGGCGAAGAAGGGGGCGCCGTCCGGCCGATCCCGCCAGTGCGCGGTGTCGGAGCAGTCGTCGAAGGCCGTCGGTGGCGTCTCGACCTGAAAGTCGGTGAACCAGTTGTTCGCGGTGTAGTAGCCGGCTTCGCGGAAGTACTCGCTCACGAGGCGCACGTCCTCCGGCGGCACCGCCTTGGTGCGCATGTGCATGGTGCCGATCGAGATCGGGTGGCAGCCGGTCATGATCGCGGATCGCGCCGGCGCGCACACCGGTGCGGCTGCGAACGCCTGATCGAAGCGCACGCCCTGCGCGGCGAGCTCGTCGATCCGCGGCGTCGACACCTGCTCGGCATCGGGCCACACGCCCTCATACGCACCGAGATGCGGATTGATGTCGTGCGTCGAGATCCACACGATGTTCGGGGCGGTGTGAGCCATTGTCATCGTCCTCCGGAAAGCGTCTTTGCAAAACCACTGAATGCTATTTAGTATCTTACATGTCGGCGCAGAAGTTGCGTCGGCTGCCTGTTACAAGGACGTCAGGAGACGCCATGCGAGTTACCCGACTCATCACGATCGCCGGAGCCACGGCGGCTGCCCTCGTGCTCGCCTCGTGCAGCGCGGGCGGATCCGGCACATCGGGGTCCGGAGACGGATCCCCGACAAAGCTGACCGTCGGATCCCTCCAGGAGCCGACGAGCTGGGACCCGGCCCAGGCAAACGAGGGGCACCTGGCACCGATTTATCAGGCGCTGTATGACCCGCTCGTCAAGCGCGAGCCGGACGGGACGCTGAGCCCGATGCTCGCGACCGAATGGGAGACGAGCGAAGACGGCCTCACGCTGACGTTCACGCTGCGCACCGACGTCACCTTCAATGACGGCACGCCGTTCAACGCCGAGGCCGTCAAGATCAACCTCGAGCACTTCATGCAGGCGAACGGCCCGATGGCCGGCAACTACTCGACCGTGGACAGCGTCGAGGTCGTCGATGACGAGACCGTCGTGCTCCACCTGTCAGAGCCCGACCCGGAGCTCATCTACAGCCTGTCGAATGCGGGCGGGTACATGGCGAGCCCGGCCTCGATCGAAGACGGCACCATCGGCGATGAGCCGGTCGGTTCCGGTCCTTACCTTCTGGATCAGGCAAACTCCGTCGTCGGATCGAACATCTCGTACGAGCGCAACCCCGACTACTGGGGTGAGGAGCTTCCGTACGACGAGGTCGAGTTCAAGATCCTCACGGACGAGACCGCCCGTCTCAACGCGCTGACGTCCGGCCAGATCGACGTGGCGTCGCTGAACCGCGCGGCGAGCGCCGTGCAGGCCGACTCGGCGGACCTCAACACGGAGGAGAGCTTCTCCGTCAACTGGGGCGGTCTGCTCTTCTTCGACCGCAGCGGCGAGCTGCAGCCCGAGTTCGAGGACGTCCGCGTGCGCGAGGCGCTCGCGATCGCGATCGACAGCGAAGCTCTCGTCGACGTTGGCTGGGAGGGACGAGGCAGCGTGACGACGCAGGTGTGGGGCAGTGACACCGGGGCGTACGACGACTCGCTCAACGACGCGTACGCCTACGACCCCGAGCGCGCGCGCGAGCTGCTCGAGGAGGCCGGTGCGAGCGACCTCGCGGTCACGATGCCGCTGAGCCCCGTCTTCGAGCCGGTGATCTACGACGCGATCATCCAGAACTGGCAGGACATCGGCGTCACGGTCGAGCGCCAGCAGTGGGGTCCAGGCGAGGCGATTCCGTCGATGCAGCAGGGCGAGGTCCCCGTCGCGTTCATGACGCTCGCGCAGCGCTCCGACTGGGGAACGGTCAAGTTCCTCATCGCGGAGGACGCCCCGTGGAACGCCCTGGAATCGACCGACCCCGAGCTGCAGGAGCTCATGGATGGGTACCAGGCGGCCTCCGACGAGGACCGGCCGGGGATCGCGCGCGAGATGAACGAGTGGATCGTGGACAACTTCTGGTTCGCGCCGATCATGCACCCCGATACGTTC
This genomic interval carries:
- a CDS encoding ABC transporter substrate-binding protein; translated protein: MRVTRLITIAGATAAALVLASCSAGGSGTSGSGDGSPTKLTVGSLQEPTSWDPAQANEGHLAPIYQALYDPLVKREPDGTLSPMLATEWETSEDGLTLTFTLRTDVTFNDGTPFNAEAVKINLEHFMQANGPMAGNYSTVDSVEVVDDETVVLHLSEPDPELIYSLSNAGGYMASPASIEDGTIGDEPVGSGPYLLDQANSVVGSNISYERNPDYWGEELPYDEVEFKILTDETARLNALTSGQIDVASLNRAASAVQADSADLNTEESFSVNWGGLLFFDRSGELQPEFEDVRVREALAIAIDSEALVDVGWEGRGSVTTQVWGSDTGAYDDSLNDAYAYDPERARELLEEAGASDLAVTMPLSPVFEPVIYDAIIQNWQDIGVTVERQQWGPGEAIPSMQQGEVPVAFMTLAQRSDWGTVKFLIAEDAPWNALESTDPELQELMDGYQAASDEDRPGIAREMNEWIVDNFWFAPIMHPDTFIYWNDDVDVEVQVQQAVPSIYNFTPSGS